In Serratia marcescens subsp. marcescens ATCC 13880, a single genomic region encodes these proteins:
- a CDS encoding GntR family transcriptional regulator, translating into MSKEINQRLLEKLLQDLASAGAMPLYLRFNASVRQAIEQGLLNAGDFLPSERLFTERLGISRITVRKALACLEQDGIIGRSRGYGTFIQPQRPAPKLRYSLADIKGFSREATQQGRQPDTQWISRERVPASAELAEKLRLAVGAPIYQLKRIHFIDRRPMSVAVSYVVAAAIANVDEIGISLYDYFRRNNVEMGSLRSQVSAAMADDDIRQALQLSEPMPLLIVRQTLFDHRKKPIEYSESFCRSDMYEFTSES; encoded by the coding sequence ATGAGCAAGGAGATCAACCAGCGTCTGCTGGAAAAACTGCTGCAGGATCTGGCCAGCGCGGGCGCGATGCCGTTATATCTGCGCTTTAACGCCTCGGTGCGCCAGGCTATCGAGCAAGGATTGCTGAACGCGGGGGATTTCCTGCCCAGCGAGCGCCTGTTTACCGAACGGCTCGGCATCTCACGCATCACGGTGCGCAAAGCGCTGGCCTGCCTTGAGCAAGACGGCATCATCGGCCGTTCACGCGGCTACGGCACCTTCATCCAGCCGCAACGGCCCGCGCCGAAGCTGCGCTATTCATTAGCGGACATCAAAGGGTTCTCGCGCGAGGCGACGCAACAGGGGCGTCAGCCGGATACGCAATGGATCAGCCGCGAGCGGGTGCCGGCCAGCGCCGAACTGGCGGAAAAGCTCCGGCTGGCGGTTGGAGCGCCGATCTACCAACTCAAGCGCATTCACTTTATCGATCGGCGGCCGATGTCGGTGGCGGTGTCCTACGTGGTGGCGGCGGCGATTGCCAACGTCGACGAGATTGGCATCTCGCTGTACGACTACTTCCGGCGCAATAATGTGGAGATGGGCTCGCTGCGCAGCCAGGTCAGCGCGGCGATGGCCGACGACGACATCCGCCAGGCGCTGCAGCTATCCGAACCGATGCCGCTGCTGATCGTGCGCCAGACGTTGTTCGACCACCGCAAGAAGCCGATCGAATACAGCGAAAGCTTCTGCCGCAGCGACATGTACGAGTTTACCAGCGAAAGCTGA
- a CDS encoding ADP-ribosylglycohydrolase family protein, whose protein sequence is MKQLTQAERIAGALYGQMLGDALGMPSELWPRERVKRHFGWIDGFLDGPEENSAACYFKAGQYTDDTAMALALADALREAEGEVVPALIARNVIRWVDSFDAFNKNILGPSSKLALSEQKAGTPIAELENNGITNGAAMRISPLGCVLPSAPLEDFCQQVWLASSPTHKSDIAVAGAVAIAWAVSRAVEGADWASIRLALPGVAEYAQRRQVTTFSPSLAARIELAFQVVDEAADPEQASERIYQLIGAGVSTIESVPAALAMVQLAQTDPTRCAVLCANLGGDTDTIGAMATAVCGALHGADAMDPALLAELQRVNSLDVEAYAQAFARFRLRRQGEA, encoded by the coding sequence ATGAAGCAGTTAACCCAGGCAGAACGCATAGCGGGCGCACTTTACGGACAGATGCTGGGCGACGCGCTCGGCATGCCTTCCGAGCTGTGGCCGCGCGAGCGGGTTAAACGCCATTTCGGCTGGATAGACGGTTTTCTCGATGGGCCGGAGGAGAACTCGGCCGCCTGTTACTTCAAGGCCGGGCAATATACCGACGATACCGCGATGGCACTGGCGCTGGCCGATGCGCTGCGGGAAGCGGAAGGTGAGGTAGTGCCGGCGCTGATCGCCCGCAATGTGATCCGCTGGGTGGACAGTTTTGACGCCTTCAACAAGAACATTCTCGGCCCCAGTTCCAAACTGGCGTTGAGCGAGCAGAAAGCGGGCACGCCGATCGCCGAGTTGGAAAACAACGGCATCACCAATGGCGCAGCAATGCGCATTTCGCCTTTGGGCTGCGTGCTGCCGTCTGCGCCGCTGGAGGATTTCTGTCAGCAGGTGTGGCTGGCCTCCAGCCCGACGCACAAATCCGACATCGCCGTCGCCGGTGCCGTCGCGATCGCTTGGGCGGTTTCGCGTGCGGTGGAGGGCGCGGACTGGGCCTCGATTCGCCTGGCGCTGCCGGGCGTGGCGGAGTATGCCCAGCGCCGTCAGGTGACGACGTTCAGCCCCTCGCTGGCGGCGCGCATCGAGTTGGCGTTTCAGGTGGTGGATGAGGCCGCCGATCCCGAGCAGGCCTCTGAGCGGATATATCAACTGATTGGCGCCGGGGTGAGCACCATCGAGTCGGTGCCGGCGGCGCTGGCGATGGTGCAGCTGGCGCAAACCGATCCTACCCGTTGCGCGGTGCTGTGCGCCAATCTGGGCGGCGATACCGACACCATCGGCGCGATGGCCACCGCTGTCTGCGGCGCGCTGCACGGCGCCGACGCGATGGATCCTGCCCTGCTGGCGGAGTTGCAGCGGGTGAATTCGCTGGACGTTGAGGCGTATGCCCAGGCGTTCGCGCGTTTTCGCCTCCGCCGGCAGGGCGAGGCGTGA